Part of the Montipora foliosa isolate CH-2021 chromosome 13, ASM3666993v2, whole genome shotgun sequence genome is shown below.
TCGGCGGGTGGTAGCTAGCGGTTTAATTGCTCGttttatagagcgttttcactcgcGTGACCACCAGCCCATATTGGATtgctgaaacaaaggaaagcatTTGCAGATTATCATGGGCACCATTTCTTGTTTTGGAACAACAAAATGGCCTCCgtgccgtcatgtgaaaacactttATTGTTTCCTTAGCCAGCCAAAGCGTCTGACCATGGCCAGGGCCCGTGAGTCATCGATCTACAATCTTGGGACACAATAAATGGAACAGAAATACCCCCTTACCCCTAAATCAAGTATCGAAgctgcgtgaaggccaaaacgcgccatttgccagttatagggaagatatctgtttacaaactttgcttttgttattcaaatatgccaaccacaggaacaaaagaccctttgtatCGACAgccaatggctcagccaatgaggctgtggttggcacatcatgacaataggtgacgtcaacgatatcttccctatcaCGGAAACTATTTGCAACCACGCGGCAAGGAGAACGCACTCTCGTGGCCCTACCTATTGATTTtgtgggggaggggtggtcgcAGCTCGAAACGAATGCCTCTCCGCCAAAAGACTGAAGAATTCAATTGCAAGATGGCGGCGACTGAAACGTCCAGAGCTCGGAAAGTTTTGTTCATCCCGTAGTACTGTTTTCAATTGTTGACGTTCAGAAGATGCTGAAAGAGTTATAGTAACTCTTCTTGGGTCAGTTGATAAGACATCGGTAGAAATTCGAAGCTCTTTTGGCGTTCCACGTAATGATTCTGAAGACGAGGTCAGTACGTAACTTCTGCACATccaagaaagagaaaaactcaTCTTTGAAAGGTCTCACCagcatatttttttgttttaataagcTTAACAGTGCTAGTTATTTGTAAGTAGAGCATAAAAAACCAAATATTAAGGATTAAAATAGTCAATCACAAtgcaatagtccattttacagttatgtgcttagttacctggccttgactgaaagtgaggctagagatgaacttgttttgatagaaacctcattgcttttctcatgtaaattccaactaattagcatgagaacaacatcattaacataagaaaggCAGGGAGggctgtatcataacaaggtgaacaccagcctcactttcatttaaaggccagctAACTAAGCACAtgactgtaaaatggtctatttgcgAAAAAATTAACAGTTCTTCTCTTGATCAATCGATTGTTTGTGTTAATTTGATTTAGGTGCCATCGAATTAGAATATGCGAAAAGCATGTTTGACCAGCACAAGAAAGCTCATGAAATAGTTGGATGGTTAGTAAATAGTCTGTTGTCTtttgtcataataataatttgtaataaaataTTGGGAGAATAGTTTTCAGTTGAATGGCGCAGCGTATTGTAaactacaatccgggtcaacACGGGGTTGACACAGGACACAAAGTCCTCTttccaattaatcataaccattacgaTTTCCGAGATAATCATAACTATTTCAAATTCtctaatctgattggttctgtgcCTGCCTATTTGCGTTGGTGTCCAATAATTACAGATAtccaatttgaacaactccaaattggatacctgtaattAGACACACATGCCATTCGCCCATCAATCACATGCACTTTGATGGGGGCTTTCTTGCTGTCCtactttttgccaaaacagATTGAATATAGAAAGGTATTCAAAGACTTTTATCTTTGCATTTTGTtataaaaaggtaaagtctcctacgagcctagaaggcccatcaggccggcgcttatctctggtttctgtagcatgaagcaactaggagtatttctactcccccctggatgggatgccagtccatcgcagggttacccccagcattagattcgccagtacccatttatacacctgggtggagagaagcactgtgagagttaagtgtcttgcccaataacacaacacaatttccccggccaggacccgaacccagaccactcgatccggagtcgagcgcactaaccatgaggccaccgggCCTCCCACTTGCATCTTGcattttgttatagttacaattAATTAGTAATAGGGCTTCGTGTCATATGATTCAGGGGTAATCTTGCTCATAATTTCAAATCGGCTTTGCGCTGCGTGCTCAGTAGATTTTGAAATTACTCACCCGATTACTgcctgaattgtactccacttAATTAGTCCTATTACTATCGCaaacaaatgcattcctttttcactgtctaatgttacaaattcatccattttggaaaatcctcAGTTTGGTTTGAaggtggttgttgctatggttattgtgataaattctgtgattgatGTTATTAATGGACATtaagtgagtgattaacccattgactcctgggggttccccactgacgagtaaaatcgtctggcgttagacagagtaaaatactaagtatggccggtttaggccggtttaggggtgaatgagctgagtgcacttaatatgattggctgatgtaactgtctgATTACAGTGTCCGAttacaaccctacacaataattagtgaaaaataaactagttaatgcaccaatcaaatttgaaaaaattgtaattGTTATGATTAAGAAGAATATAGGGTGTCATTTCAATGAGGAAAACGAATTGGACATTACTCACCTTAATAAATGCAACTTGCAGAGGAGAGATTTGATCTTCCTTAAAGTCATAAATtatgtaataatgataataacagtGACAGTAATGATGTTGATAGATACCTCTTACTAAGCGACTTCGaagtccgtactgtaagttacaagAATCGTTGATCACAACTCCTGTTATTGTCATAGCACGATTCAGCAATTTTGCCCTCATCACAATCTTCTGGAGTTGTTCCCCCGGAAGTGAAGTTGtctgaaatattttcaaagtcACTTGCATGACTATACCGCCAAACCGGTTAGCTCAGTTGGGAGACCACCAGACTGCTGAGCAGGAGGTTGTTGGTTCGAACCCCTGCTGGACCAGAAACCAGGGTCCTTTTGAGATCTTTCTGGCTTTGTGCTCAATATCTGCCTTAGTTCAGATGATCGTGTCATTAGACGGTGACCTTAAGCCGTTGGCCTTGTCTTAAAGAACCCATGACACTGTTCAATAAAAGTAGACCACATAGTTCCCGGTGTCATGGTCTGGTCTCAGGCTATTATGTATGTGTTGGGAGAGGTCATTTAATAGGGATAACCTTAAAACCCTCCTTCAGGATGTCTGAAGGCATACCTGTAAACAGAGTATGTTCTGTATATTATGATTTGTTTTCCACACTGTGTTTCCTGGGTCAGACATTTGTGGTTCTTAACAATTTCCGGGTTGCATAATAGGTTTGCATTTTAATTTAGAAGAAATTCACTCAATCACCACTACCTGAAGCAAATCGTTCTGAGTCAAATTAACTGACAGCAAATAGACTTTCTCGATTAATCCTTGAGTTGATCAGGCTGTCTAATTTTGGCCTCACGTGTATTGATTCCGAATACAGAAACAGGCCAATACAGAAACAGCGTGCAATACAGAAACATGATTTTACGCATATTTTCAATTGTGTTCTTTGGCCAAGTGTTTATCGCGAAAGGTACTGTGATCAAAACGGTGTACATTAGCTGCCTTCATTGTATAGACTTACCTCGAAAACAACCTGAAGTGGCAATGATATTTTAGAGTATTTGCATGGTACACTTAGTTTGTTGACCACAGTTTATAACATTCCTATGGTATAAGAGTTGGTATAGTTTGTAACCAGAAAAATTTTGGGTTCTCTGAGTTGAAAATTATGTGCTATTTTTAGGTGTAACGCTATATTAATTAAGGCTTCGCGGGCATGACgacacaataaaagaaaaatagtacAAGAACAAAATAAACCGGCTGAGAAACATTGAAATGAATGTGGTTGGAGATGTCAATCCCTATCTCCATTTGGACgaggagaggggaggggagggtgggGGCAAGGCGAGGGAAGGGAAGGTAGAGAAGGACAACGGTACAATTCCAGTGTTTTCGAAAGGAGGCAATTTGTGCGATGCCCTTTGAGAAAATGACGAAAGAGCAGTTTATGGTGCGTCTTTTAGTTGGTCAGGTTGGTAGGGTTGTTTTTGTTGAGCGGATTCTTTAAGTTAGCCGATTTTCAGTAAAACTGTCCCCTTATCACAGTTAACAAATTGCAACTGGTCGAGGATAATTATGTGGAAGGTTCTCACGAGTGCTTCATcaatcattttaattttcaaatgaatgaagCGGGtactttttaaagaaactgtggtgctgcgtcggtggggaagtagtatacaaaaatttggttttatcaacgtagttgataatgtaaattggccaccgtacagagattctacaAGCTGAcgtttcgctctgacgaagggctaacgctcgaaacgtcagcttttataatctctgtacggtggccaatttacattatcaactccgctGATAAAACCAACTTTTTGTATGTTAATTTTCAGTAGAGTAGAGATGTATTTCTGTAATCAAAGCAAGGACTTGCAAAAGTTGCATATTCTTAGAACTCAACTCATGGTtttttattcttgaaaataagtCTACATCTTACTCTAAATTAAACAATGCTTCATTAGTTATTATGAGAGCTCCAATGGGGttgtatgcaaaaaaaaaactcaaatcACTGCCTTATTAGATGGACATTAAACCTTCAGAAGTTTGGAGGCCCGATATTTGAAATCTAAGACCGCTTGGTTTCTCGCGAGTTTAGTCCATAAAAGTTGACAAGATTTGGAATGTCAAACTGAGACTTAACGCTGCTCTCTTAAAATTCGTTCGATATTCCATTATAGTTGATCCGCATTTTTGTTTAAATCAATGACACAAACCCTTTACTTTAATTAATGTATGACTTAATGTGGCTGTTGCTTTATTCAGActtggaggggagggggggggggggggggggggctggaGTAGCAGCGTGCGTTTTACCTCATTCTAGAACTATGCTCTAAACAGGCCACCTAAACCAACAATTTCCTAATTGCCAAGTTTTTAATAAGAGCTTTTCAAGCCTTTATGTGAATGCCTATGCAAAGCAACGGAGGCAGTTCATTTTCGTTATGCTGGAAATGATTCTTTTTCAAGAACTTCTAGTCCTGGCCAATAATATTTGGGACAAACGGCGAAAGCCTTTCTCGTTCTTAAAAACAACAATCTTCTTTAATCGCTTTACAACTAATCTCCCCCACTGAACTCACACCACTACTGACACCTTGTTGTCGTTGACAAGTTGATGTACTGCTAAGAACGTCAGGGAAGGTATCAAGTCTTGTCTATTGCACTTCCAGGAGGCAGTCTTAAACAACTATATGCCTTTTGGATGAGCTACCACTAATCAAAGTTTCGTTTCCCTCCACAACACCCCAATacatctgggcccggttgttcaaaagccggttaacgctaatcccagattacaaattaaccaaggagtttatttctatACTCCCAATTGCTATTCAACACTGATATTCGGAAAAACTCTACATTAAAGGAAATCaatcttcaaaaacaaaaataagcaaaagaaacttccaccaaaaagttgaaaacataaaacaaaagtttacggtaatcctggattaagttaatcgtatttgaaacaactgggccctgatcCCAAACCATACCCACCCCTGATAACACGACCCAACTTAACCTCACCCCACCCCACGAACCATATTTTCCCTATCATCCTTCTTAGGAGCAAGAAAGTTTCAGTCTGATTAAAGCCAAGACTCACTTGCGGTACGTATTTATAGGAACTTTAACCTAATAGCAGGGTGTTTCGAACTGACCCTGGATGACTTTGTATTTTTCGGGAGCGACCTGTTTAATACACAGCTTGACAATTTCCCAGAACTGAGTGAGCTTTGTTACTCTGAACAGAAATTGCTCCGGCGGAGAGGTAGCGACCCTCACCATTTCGTCAATTCCATGAATCTGATTCCCAACCGCCACCACAAAAATCTGCACGCCGAGTTTTTTTAGCGCAGTGGCTCTGGGAACCGTCAGCTGTCGTTGAACGTTTGATTGGCCATCCGTGACAAGGAAAACCATCTCTCTTGAGTTGGGGCGTTGACCTGGGAAAGGACGAGAAAACATGGATCAAGGACACAAAATGGGAAGCAGAAACATCTTCCTCTGAAATATTTCAGTTGCAATTTTTGCGTTATAATCTCGATTAAAAGGGTATGGTTGATTTGGACACCTTTATCTCTAAAAGCAAGGAGAAAGCCATCGTATACTCTACTCTTAAGATTGAAATTGTATCGAATTAATTTTTTCATAACGTCACCGAACGGTATGCAATCCGCTCCCAGGCTCTAACTTGTACTTCGCGCTTACTCGCCAGAAGACGAGAACGCCTAGGGACTAGGCTGCTTTCTGTTGATACTCAAATTTATCCTCTGTGTTCTTTGTTAATCTCCTTTCCTTCAACTGTTCGTTTTGATGAGAGTTCTTTCCCTTGTCCAAATGATATTAGGTTATTGCTGTTATTTTTGCaattattcttgtttttcttgctaATTCTGTTGTGGTTGTGATGGACTACAGTCAGCAGATCTCATCTAATTAAGACAATGCATTAAAAGAGAAATCGCAAGTAAACAAGTATATTTCTGTCTCAAAGGATTGCAACTGAGACTCACGCGGTTGGAAATGATGCCTTTGAGAGAAGCTTGTTGTAACTTCGAGTAAGTCACGCCTACCTCCCGTCATATTGTACCCGGAAGTtgtaaacaaactacgaacagATGTGGATTTCTCCCCTTTGAACGCCAAACCCAAGGCCGTTTCTGGAAACTCAAGCTTTTTACCTTGAGTATCTGTCCAAACGTTAATGACAGTTATTCTCCTGTTTTATCGGCTTGTATTTTGCTTTATCACTGTCATTTTAGCATCATTTTCCCACAGAGTTCGTGGACGAAAGTGGAGGGAGTCATAAAGAATTGATGGCTGCTAGAAATTGAGAGCGGTCTCAATTTATGCGTTTGACCTCTGTCTTCGTGTAATTCAATTAAAGTTTGGAAACAACTCAGTTTTGATATGTGTTGTCCAATTTTGCTAAAtttgcaaaatattttcttgtatACCATTGACCCCTGAATATGTACCTGAAGGGTTGACAAACAGATTCCTAGCCAGCAACAATCCTTCCTGCGTGTTGGTTAGGCCACCCGGATAAGAAATCTGCAAAGTCTTATTGGCCGCAATACTGTAGTGTGTAAAGTTAAAGTTGATCACAGCGCTGGTAGCGAAAGTTACTGCTGCGTATTTGGTGTCATACTGAGACTCGGCTGCTAAACCGGCCATGTAGTGAAGAGCCTTTTTGCCTTTGTTGAATTCGCATTTACCAACCGAGCCTGAGCCGTCCAAGACCAGTACAATATCTTCAAACAAGGGAGCCTGACGTTTAACGAGTGACGAGGTATTGCATGGAGAAAGGTGCAGAAAGTTAACCATGAGCTTTGTAGCAGTAACGTTTGGAGCGGGAACCTTCTGAAACGCTGCCGAAAGAGGAATGGAACAAAAGTGTTCAAGACTGAGCACACTAAAACGATTTCCTCTTAAAGGAACGTTACTGGATAATTAAGCTGGAAACGGGAGCTTTGTGACATTCCGATCAAAAAATCTTCCGAACCTGTTCTCCCTTTGATCCTGTTTTACTCATTTTAGATTCATAGAAGCTTTCTCCCTGTTATATTACTTCGTAGACGCGTTGTTTAAGCTTTGGACAAAAATATCCAGCGGCATCGTCACCGTGTTTCAGTAAGTGCCATTGTGATCATTTTGAGGAAAATCAAGCCACATCAGTTATATGTAATCGAAAACCTTGCAAGTAGGTGACGAATTATAATTAAGTCCGCGAAATCTTGTCATCTTTTCAGCGAAGTGCCCGCCAAAGAAGTTATCAAAAACAGGCCTCAATGAACAGACTCATTCCGTTTTTAAAGAGATGGTCACATGATGATATCGTCACCCATCAAATATTTCAGTTTATCAAATCTGCGTCGTTCGCAAAACTTTGACTCTGTGACTTATTTTCGGTAACGGCTGTGCAGGTATAATTGTGTGATCTAAACATTGGTAGGAAGTGTAATTATTCAAAAGCTGCAGAAATCCAACTAAACTTACTCTTGTAATAAGGATCGTTTGGGTTTGATGGCAGAGGTCTGGGTGTGGGTGTGGGTGTGGTTTGGGGTCGCCAAAACGAGGCAGATCCTTGTCCAATCAAGAACGACAGGAGGCAGACCGCCACAGCAAGAGAAGTTCCGAATCCTGGCATTTTCGATCACTGCTTTGCTGAATTGTTACTCCAGGGCAAGCGTCCTTCAGCTTTGAACTCGAGATCAGTAAGGATGTGGCTCCTTTTAAAGGAGATCCTAACCGTACTATACATAGCCTGGTTATGTTGGTCAAGTGTTTTGCCATTATAATGTTAAGTGGCAAAAGAGAACCCTTAAAGTTTGAAGCGTCTCTTTACGATCACTATCAAACAGAGCGATTTAACTATCGGATATCATACTTTCGTTTTGCGGGGGACGCGGGGACACTTCTTGGAAAAATAGGGTAGGAGTGCAAAGCGCAGGACCCTGGTGCAAGTTCATTACAAAATGCCTCATTGTTTATCTAATGTCAGACCGAATTTTCCCTGGGCATAGATGAAACTATATGGCACTTCGCACTATATTCCATTTGGTCTCACTATTAAAGAGCTAGGGTTTTAAAAACGGGAGCTCTGCCCTTTTTCGGACGTGTAGGCGAACAAGCCAAGTTTTAAAGCAGAAAGTTCGAATCCAAAATGATCTTTTGGAACACCTCAACTGGAAAGCTTACAGCCACTCATTTGCAGCTTAAGCGTTAGTTCTTCCGATTCTGTGTTCTTGCTACGACTGCAGTTTCCGATCGGTTTGATTCTGAGATTacg
Proteins encoded:
- the LOC137983636 gene encoding vitrin-like — protein: MPGFGTSLAVAVCLLSFLIGQGSASFWRPQTTPTPTPRPLPSNPNDPYYKTFQKVPAPNVTATKLMVNFLHLSPCNTSSLVKRQAPLFEDIVLVLDGSGSVGKCEFNKGKKALHYMAGLAAESQYDTKYAAVTFATSAVINFNFTHYSIAANKTLQISYPGGLTNTQEGLLLARNLFVNPSGQRPNSREMVFLVTDGQSNVQRQLTVPRATALKKLGVQIFVVAVGNQIHGIDEMVRVATSPPEQFLFRVTKLTQFWEIVKLCIKQVAPEKYKVIQGQFETPCY